GTACGCGTGTGAATGTTCAAACGCCTAAAAAGCCTAACTCGGCCCAGCGTAAAGTTGCCCGTATTCGTTTGACGAATGGGTATGAGGTAACAGGATACATACCTGGTATTGGTCATAACCTTCAAGAGCACTCCGTTGTTTTGATTCGTGGTGGACGGGTGAAGGATTTACCTGGTGTGCGTTATCACATTGTTCGTGGTAATTTGGACACCCAAGGTGTTAAAGATCGTAAGGCCGGCCGTTCGAAATACGGCGCAAAAAAACCTAAGTAAGAGAGTATTAAAATATGTCACGTCGTAGAGCTGCTGAAAAAAGAGTTGTTAACCCAGATCCCAAATATGGCGACATTGTCGCGTCTAAATTCATTAATAACATGATGGTTGCTGGTAAAAAATCCATTGCTGAAACCATATTTTATGGTGCTCTTGAGATCATTAGTAAGAAAATAGGTCGGGATGCGATCGAGTTGTTTCATGAAGCGCTTGAAAACGTTAAGCCCACTCTTGAGGTGCGTTCTCGTCGGGTTGGTGGAGCAACCTATCAAGTTCCTGTTGAAGTACGCTCCATTCGTGCACTTGCTCTAGCGATCCGTTGGATTATCATTGCGGCACGCAAAAGATCAGAGAAAACCATGAAAGATCGTTTGGCTGGTGAGATCTTGGATGCTGTGAACAACCGAGGTTCTGCTGTGAAAAAACGTGAAGATACTCATAAAATGGCTGAAGCAAACCGTGCCTTTGCTTTGTATCGCTGGTAGTACAATTTTAAGTTTTTAGACGAGAGGCTAAATCATAATGAGTAGTGATAGACAAGTTCCCTTAAAAGATTATCGCAACATCGGTATTATGGCGCATGTTGACGCCGGAAAAACAACCACAACTGAGCGTGTTTTGTTTTATACGGGCCGTTCCCACAAGATTGGTGAAGTGCACGATGGTGCGGCAACCATGGATTGGATGGAGCAAGAGCAAGAGCGTGGGATTACCATCACCTCTGCTGCAACAACATGTTTCTGGAACGACCACCGGATTAACATCATTGATACGCCGGGTCACGTTGATTTTACCATCGAAGTTTTACGGTCGTTGCGCGTATTAGATGGCGCTGTCGCTGTTTTTGATAGCGTTGCTGGTGTTGAACCCCAATCAGAAACTGTGTGGCGTCAAGCTGATAAGCATAGGGTGCCGCGTATTTGTTTTGTTAATAAAATGGACCGGATGGGTGCAAATTTTTACCGCTGTGTAGATATGTTTGTTGATCGCCTGGGTGCAA
The sequence above is a segment of the Alphaproteobacteria bacterium genome. Coding sequences within it:
- a CDS encoding 30S ribosomal protein S12, with product MPTINQLIRKPRKKAPSRSKSPALENCPQKRGVCTRVNVQTPKKPNSAQRKVARIRLTNGYEVTGYIPGIGHNLQEHSVVLIRGGRVKDLPGVRYHIVRGNLDTQGVKDRKAGRSKYGAKKPK
- a CDS encoding 30S ribosomal protein S7 — encoded protein: MSRRRAAEKRVVNPDPKYGDIVASKFINNMMVAGKKSIAETIFYGALEIISKKIGRDAIELFHEALENVKPTLEVRSRRVGGATYQVPVEVRSIRALALAIRWIIIAARKRSEKTMKDRLAGEILDAVNNRGSAVKKREDTHKMAEANRAFALYRW